In the Terriglobales bacterium genome, GTTGCGCGCCGCCGCCTCGATCATGGCGAACTCGCCCGAGACCTGGTAGGCGGCCAGAGGCACGTCGAAGCGCCGCCGCGCCTCCGCGATCACGTCCAAATACGGCAGCGCCGGCTTCACCATCACCATGTCCGCGCCTTCTTCCAGGTCGAGCGCGATCTCGCGCATGGCCTCGCGCAGGTTGGCGCCGTCCATCTGGTAGGAGCGGCGATCGCCGAACTGCGGTGCCGAGTCCGCCGCCTCGCGGAAGGGCCCGTAGAAGCCGGAGGCGAACTTGGCGGCGTAGGAGAGGATGGGCGTGTTCTGGTAGCCGTTCTCGTCGAGCGCCGCGCGGATGGCAGCCACCCGCCCGTCCATCATGTCGGAGGGGGCGACGATGTCGGCTCCGGCGCGCACCTGCGAGACCGCCGTCCGGGCCAGGATCTCGAGCGAGGCGTCGTTCACGATCTCGTAATCGGCGGCGGTCGCCGCCGCCATCTTGCTCATCTTCTCCTTGGCCTCGGCCTTGTTCTTCACCGCCACCACCTTGGTGGCGGCGCGCGCTCCCAGCGAGCGTGGCTGCGGCCGCTCCGGAGCCTTCACGATCCCGCAGTGCCCGTGGCTCATGTACTCGCACAGGCAGACGTCAGCCAGGATCAGCAGCCCCGGCACCTCGCGCCGGATGGCGCGCGTGGCCTGCTGCACGATGCCGTCGTCGGCCCACGCCCCGGTCGCGACCTCGTCCTTCTTCTCCGGCAGGCCGAAAAGGATGATGCCGGGCAGCCCCAGCGACTTCACCTCGCGCGCTTCCTTCACCGCTTCGTCCACGCTCAGGTTGTAGTTGCCGGGCATGGAGCGGATCTCTTTGCGCACTCCCTCCCCCGGGCAGACGAACAGGGGATAGATCAGGCCGTCGGGGGTGAGGCGGGTCTCGCGGACCAGGGAGCGCAGGCTGTCGGTGCGGCGCAGGCGGCGTAAACGCGTAGTCGGGAAGGCCATAGCAGCACGATTCTACACCCGCGCCGGGAGACGGGGGAGCCGCGGATTCTGCGGCCCTCGGCGGTGTACCATGAACGCGCATGCCCGCCACCCTCACCCACACCAGCGCCCCGGCGTTGGAATTCGAGTCGCTGCGCGAGATGCTGCGCGCCTACGCCGCCTCGCCCCTGGGGCAGGGCAGGATCGCGGCGCTCGCGCCTTCGACCGACCGCGCCTGGATCGAGCAGCAGCAGCAGCTCGCCGCCGAGGTGCGCGCCTTCCTGCGCGCCGGCGGCCACTTCGATTTCTCCGCGCTGCAGGACCCCGCCACGCTGCTCGATAAGACCCGCATCGAGGGCGCCGCGCTCGAGACGGTGGAGATCCGCGACATCCTGCTGGTGGCCGACCGCGCCGCCGAGTGGCGCGTGATCGCCCTCGAGCCTCCCGCCGCCATGCACCAGGGCTGGCCGGCGGTGGCCGCGCTCTCAGCCGGGGTGGAAGACTTCGGCGAACTGCTCAAGTTCTTCCGCGGCAAGATCCTGCCCGACGGCACCTTGGACGACCGCGCCTCGCCCGAGCTGGCGCGCATGCGCCGCGAGATCGAGCGCCAGAAGCGCCTCATCCAGGAGTCACTGCGCGCCTACCTGCGCCGCCTGGCCGAGGGCGGGGCGGTGCAGGACGAACTCATCACCATCCGCGGCGAGCGCTTCGTCATCCCGGTGAAGGTGGAGCAGAAGCGCAAGGTGGGCGGGGTGGTGCACGGCGCCTCCTCCAGCGGCCAGACCGTCTTCATCGAGCCCATGGAGACCATCGAGCAGAACAACGAACTGGTGCGCCTGCTCGACGAAGAGCTGGCCGAGGTCCACCGCATCCTGCTCGACATGACGCGCCGCCTGGGCGAGCGCGCCGCCGCCCTGCGCGCCGCCACCGACGTCCTGGCCGAGCTGGAACTGCAGTTCGCCAAGGCGCGCTTTGCCGAAGACTACGACTGCACCGCGCCAGAGTTCGACTCCGGCGGCCTCTTCCTCCACCGCGCCCGCCATCCCGTGCTGCAACGCACGCTCAAGGCGCGCGGCGGCGCGGTGGTTCCCACCTCGCTGGAGATGGAGGCCGCGCAACGCCAGCTCATCATCAGCGGCCCCAACACCGGCGGCAAGACGGTGGCGCTGAAGACCGTGGGGCTGCTGGCGCTGATGGCGCAGGCGGGCCTGCCCGTGCCCGCGGAGCGCGCCACGCTGCCCATCTTCGACGCCGTGCTCGCCGACATCGGCGACTACCAGTCCATCGAGCAGAACCTCTCCACCTTCTCTGCCCACGTCACCAACATCGACTTCATCGCGCGCACCGCCACCCCGCGCTCGTTGGTCCTGCTCGACGAATTGGGCTCGGCCACCGATCCCGAGGAAGGCGCGGCGCTGGCCGTGGCCATCGCCGACTTCTTCCGCCGCTCCGGCGCGCTCACCCTGATCGCCACCCACCAGTCGTCGCTCAAGGTCTATGCCGCCAACAATCCCGGCGTGCTCAACGCCGCCGTGGGCTTCAACGAGCAGACCCTGCAGCCGACCTACGAGCTGCGCCTGGGCGTGCCCGGGGCCTCCGCCGGCATCAACATCGCGCAGCGCCTGGGACTGAATGCGGAGATCGTGGCCGCGGCGCGCGCGCAACTGGGCACGCAGGCGCGCGACGTCGCAGCGTTCCTCGACAAGCTGCACGCCGAATTGCGCCAGGCCGAGCAGGAGCGCGCCGCGCTCCAGCAGCGCGAGAAG is a window encoding:
- a CDS encoding MutS2/Smr-associated SH3 domain-containing protein, with amino-acid sequence MPATLTHTSAPALEFESLREMLRAYAASPLGQGRIAALAPSTDRAWIEQQQQLAAEVRAFLRAGGHFDFSALQDPATLLDKTRIEGAALETVEIRDILLVADRAAEWRVIALEPPAAMHQGWPAVAALSAGVEDFGELLKFFRGKILPDGTLDDRASPELARMRREIERQKRLIQESLRAYLRRLAEGGAVQDELITIRGERFVIPVKVEQKRKVGGVVHGASSSGQTVFIEPMETIEQNNELVRLLDEELAEVHRILLDMTRRLGERAAALRAATDVLAELELQFAKARFAEDYDCTAPEFDSGGLFLHRARHPVLQRTLKARGGAVVPTSLEMEAAQRQLIISGPNTGGKTVALKTVGLLALMAQAGLPVPAERATLPIFDAVLADIGDYQSIEQNLSTFSAHVTNIDFIARTATPRSLVLLDELGSATDPEEGAALAVAIADFFRRSGALTLIATHQSSLKVYAANNPGVLNAAVGFNEQTLQPTYELRLGVPGASAGINIAQRLGLNAEIVAAARAQLGTQARDVAAFLDKLHAELRQAEQERAALQQREKEVAREQARLAAEGMKEQRARVREMEKKLEAVLRDFEYHAREAVNAVQERAAQQKLSKDAERRIAKLRREFKEQFDQTVVAHATGADRGDQHARPGEIARVSEGDTVRLKSLGRNGVIQRKVDEHSFEVEVGAMKMKVRRDDIAEVVARAAVSPVQAARARGVSVSLADDAAAPTE
- the hemB gene encoding porphobilinogen synthase, with amino-acid sequence MAFPTTRLRRLRRTDSLRSLVRETRLTPDGLIYPLFVCPGEGVRKEIRSMPGNYNLSVDEAVKEAREVKSLGLPGIILFGLPEKKDEVATGAWADDGIVQQATRAIRREVPGLLILADVCLCEYMSHGHCGIVKAPERPQPRSLGARAATKVVAVKNKAEAKEKMSKMAAATAADYEIVNDASLEILARTAVSQVRAGADIVAPSDMMDGRVAAIRAALDENGYQNTPILSYAAKFASGFYGPFREAADSAPQFGDRRSYQMDGANLREAMREIALDLEEGADMVMVKPALPYLDVIAEARRRFDVPLAAYQVSGEFAMIEAAARNGWIDRERIILESLQSIRRAGASIILTYFAKDAAKLLG